Proteins encoded in a region of the Streptomyces violaceoruber genome:
- a CDS encoding FAD-dependent oxidoreductase encodes MNSPTPAAARISIIGAGPGGLTCARVLRRHGIAVTVYDRDPDAASRDQGGSLDLHEEDGQLALREAGLLEEFFALARCESQEERRFDTAGRLLGRRLPDEGETARPEIDRGQLRGLLLESLDAGTVRWGHGLESVSGPAEGPRTLTFTDGSTVETDLVIGADGAFSRVRAAVSDAVPRYTGVGFLEAWFDDMESAHPELSELVGRGSAHVADGQRGLFAQRNSGGHMRVYVMRRVALDWMTASGLRPDDTDGIRARLLAEYAGWSPRILRMITENDGPYVDRPLFALPVPHTWRPTPGVTLLGDAAHLMPPLGVGVNLAMLDGAELALALAASATVDDAVRTYEKTMLPRSAEIAGMLEGGAGFLLEEPDAEDLARLGAPGADGGPGE; translated from the coding sequence ATGAACTCTCCGACACCCGCCGCCGCGCGGATCAGCATCATCGGTGCGGGCCCGGGAGGGCTCACCTGCGCACGTGTGCTGCGCCGGCACGGCATCGCGGTGACGGTGTACGACCGCGATCCGGACGCCGCCTCCCGCGACCAGGGAGGCTCGCTCGACCTGCACGAGGAGGACGGTCAGCTCGCGCTCCGCGAAGCGGGCCTGCTGGAGGAGTTCTTCGCGCTCGCCAGGTGCGAGAGCCAGGAGGAGCGCCGCTTCGACACCGCGGGGCGGCTCCTCGGGCGCCGGCTGCCGGACGAGGGCGAGACGGCCCGCCCGGAGATCGACCGCGGCCAGCTCCGGGGACTCCTGCTGGAATCTCTGGACGCCGGGACGGTGCGGTGGGGACACGGCCTGGAATCGGTGAGCGGGCCTGCCGAAGGTCCGCGGACGCTCACCTTCACCGACGGGAGCACCGTGGAGACGGACCTCGTGATCGGAGCGGACGGCGCCTTCTCCCGCGTCCGCGCGGCGGTGTCCGACGCGGTACCGCGCTACACCGGGGTCGGCTTCCTCGAGGCCTGGTTCGACGACATGGAATCCGCGCACCCGGAGCTGTCCGAACTGGTCGGCCGGGGCAGCGCCCACGTGGCCGACGGACAGCGGGGCCTGTTCGCGCAGCGGAACAGTGGTGGGCACATGCGCGTCTACGTCATGCGGAGGGTCGCCCTGGACTGGATGACGGCGAGCGGGCTGCGTCCGGACGACACCGACGGCATCCGGGCCCGGCTCCTCGCCGAGTACGCCGGCTGGTCACCCCGGATACTCCGGATGATCACCGAGAACGACGGCCCGTACGTCGACCGTCCGCTCTTCGCCCTGCCGGTGCCGCACACCTGGCGGCCCACGCCGGGCGTGACCCTGCTGGGCGACGCCGCGCACCTCATGCCCCCGCTCGGCGTCGGAGTCAACCTCGCCATGCTCGACGGCGCGGAACTCGCGCTCGCCCTCGCGGCGTCCGCCACCGTCGACGATGCCGTGCGCACCTACGAGAAGACGATGCTTCCGCGCTCGGCCGAGATCGCCGGCATGCTCGAGGGCGGTGCCGGCTTCCTGCTGGAGGAGCCGGACGCCGAAGACCTCGCGCGGCTCGGTGCGCCCGGAGCGGACGGCGGACCCGGCGAGTGA
- a CDS encoding FAD-dependent monooxygenase, whose translation MVHTSRPARRVLISGASIAGPALAHWLDRYGFEVTVVEKAAAVRGGGYAIDVRGTAREAVDRMGLLPALTEAHVDSQRITFVDAAGETVGSLQPEQLTGGEAGVDLEVRRGDLADALYAPLRDRVEFLFEDSIATLDDTGDAVHVVFDSGLRRTFDLVVGADGLHSNTRRLVFGPEEPFHRYLGHVFAGFTLPNEFGLAHEAVIWNEPGRSAVLYAHEPAGRLHGFLTFTREAPPFDAFRDPRAQRDLVAARFPERVWHLPRLVEGMREADDLFFDIVSQIHLRTWSHGRVVLAGDAAHATSFISGQGSSVALVGAYVLAGELAAHADHTEAFAAYERRMRPFAERNQALATSGGSAVTPATRQELEARNALLRDPEAAARAMVTTSAREGRAAHSSLELPDYRPSA comes from the coding sequence ATGGTCCACACATCCCGTCCCGCTCGCCGCGTACTGATCTCCGGGGCAAGTATCGCGGGCCCCGCGCTCGCGCACTGGCTCGACCGGTACGGCTTCGAGGTGACCGTCGTCGAGAAGGCGGCCGCCGTCCGCGGGGGCGGCTACGCGATCGACGTGCGCGGCACGGCCCGCGAGGCCGTCGACCGCATGGGTCTGCTGCCGGCGCTGACCGAGGCGCACGTCGACAGTCAGCGGATCACCTTCGTGGACGCGGCGGGGGAGACGGTCGGCTCGCTCCAGCCCGAGCAGCTGACCGGGGGAGAGGCGGGGGTCGACCTCGAGGTCCGGCGCGGCGACCTGGCCGACGCGCTCTACGCCCCGCTGCGGGATCGGGTCGAGTTCCTCTTCGAGGACTCGATCGCCACCCTCGACGACACCGGCGACGCCGTGCACGTCGTCTTCGACAGCGGCCTGCGCCGCACCTTCGACCTCGTGGTCGGCGCGGACGGACTGCACTCGAACACGCGCAGGCTGGTCTTCGGGCCCGAGGAGCCGTTCCACCGCTACCTCGGACACGTCTTCGCGGGCTTCACGCTGCCGAACGAGTTCGGACTCGCACACGAGGCCGTCATCTGGAACGAACCGGGGCGCAGCGCCGTCCTCTACGCCCACGAGCCCGCCGGCCGGCTGCACGGCTTCCTCACCTTCACCCGCGAAGCCCCGCCCTTCGACGCCTTCCGTGACCCCCGCGCCCAGCGGGACCTGGTGGCGGCGCGCTTCCCCGAGCGGGTCTGGCACCTGCCGCGGCTGGTCGAGGGCATGCGCGAGGCCGACGACCTCTTCTTCGACATCGTGAGCCAGATCCACCTGCGCACCTGGTCCCACGGGCGTGTCGTCCTCGCCGGCGACGCCGCGCACGCCACGTCGTTCATCTCCGGCCAGGGGTCGAGCGTCGCGCTCGTCGGTGCGTACGTCCTGGCCGGCGAACTGGCCGCGCACGCGGACCACACGGAGGCCTTCGCCGCCTACGAGCGCAGGATGCGTCCCTTCGCCGAGCGCAACCAGGCGCTGGCCACCAGCGGCGGCTCGGCGGTCACCCCGGCGACACGGCAGGAGTTGGAAGCGCGCAACGCCCTGCTGCGCGATCCGGAGGCGGCGGCGCGGGCCATGGTGACCACGAGCGCCCGGGAAGGGCGCGCCGCCCACTCCTCCCTGGAACTGCCCGACTACCGGCCGTCCGCCTGA
- a CDS encoding MbtH family protein → MSTNPFDDADGRFLVLVNDEGQHSLWPAFAAVPGGWTTVFEENTRDACLAYVEANWTDLRPRSLARTADA, encoded by the coding sequence ATGAGCACCAACCCCTTCGACGACGCCGACGGCCGCTTTCTGGTCCTGGTGAACGACGAGGGCCAGCACTCGCTCTGGCCGGCCTTCGCGGCGGTGCCGGGCGGATGGACGACCGTGTTCGAGGAGAACACCCGGGACGCCTGCCTGGCCTACGTCGAGGCCAACTGGACCGACCTGCGCCCACGTTCCCTCGCCCGGACCGCGGACGCCTGA
- a CDS encoding glycoside hydrolase family 78 protein has protein sequence MSEETTEGSTEGSTGESTGNGTEGWNRRVFLRGTVTTAGVAGVTALTGRGAVAAAGSGTGDGPAKTGTTGTGLRVVRTGVEYTENLLGTDVERPRLSWELAAPGHGARQTAYHVRVTRDSGGRGPRTRTVWDSGKVASDRSVGIPYGGPALLPRTRYHWQVRVWDAAGRRSRWSETRWWETSLPADGWRARWIGAGEPPAPPSLDGASWIWSPGATASDAPEGERRFRATLTLPAGSVVKRAVVSATADDDFTLYVGGQQVLHAPLQTDGWRTGRTADVTEQARSADGAILVAALATNRPGASVNPGGFLARLLVETEDGRTRELRTGDGWRTSGTAQEGWEGPRFDDGDWEPAAVLAPYGQGPWGGNVTVIGPEAPAPLLRRSFTVHGRVARARLHISGLAYYEAEINGRRVGDQVLDPGFTDYDETVLYAVHDVTELLRSGENAIGVAVGRGFYGMTTPNVWNWHRAPWHGEPRLLAQLEIDHPDGTRTTVATDGDWRITEGPTLSNSLYAGETYDARRAPEGWSRAGFDDSGWRSAGVREAPGGTLRAQPHDPIGIVDTVRPKAVGELRDGVYVVDMGRTMAGWTRLTVRGAAEGTVVRLVHGEKLEDDGSVHAETGHVPGRFQTDEYVCAGRDEEVWEPSFSYKGFRYVEVHGLPARPAPEDVLGRLVHSRVDEVSSFSCSEPFYEWLDRAMRRTVLNNLHGIPTDTPMYEKNGWTGDAQLGTPVMTYAFGMQRFLSKWLGDLADSQNDDGQLPVIVPSGGWGYGDLGPSPEWTTVYPFVVRELYRVYGDERAAREHWETLTRYLDWELGRLRDGLAVTALGDYLAPGYGGNPPEDTRLTATAYLYRALLHTAELGEALTGLPGDNDVPGRYRAAAEELRKAFNEAFLGPDGHYRTAKDPDYRQTSNAIPLAFGLVPPGARATVLESLVADIEERGNHLNTGALGTSVLLRVLCAHGRPDVAHAVATRRTYPGWGYWHDNGADTMWEMWPLDSRSRDHYFQGTVAQWLYENVAGLRPGDAGWRTLTVRPDARTGVEWARTSIRTVRGEAAVAWSAVDGRLRLTVRVPVGSRAEVHVPVSEGGRATVPRGAEFVRSVPGFDILRAGHGSWEFTGDA, from the coding sequence ATGAGCGAGGAAACAACCGAGGGATCGACCGAGGGATCGACCGGGGAGTCCACCGGGAACGGAACCGAGGGGTGGAACCGGAGAGTCTTCCTCCGCGGCACCGTGACGACCGCGGGTGTCGCGGGCGTCACGGCGCTGACCGGCCGCGGCGCGGTCGCGGCGGCCGGCTCCGGAACGGGAGACGGCCCGGCGAAGACGGGGACGACCGGGACCGGTCTGCGCGTCGTGCGGACCGGCGTCGAGTACACGGAGAACCTGCTCGGCACGGACGTCGAACGCCCGCGGCTCTCCTGGGAGCTGGCCGCCCCCGGGCACGGTGCCCGGCAGACCGCCTACCACGTCCGGGTCACCCGGGACTCCGGTGGCCGGGGCCCGCGCACCCGCACGGTGTGGGACTCCGGCAAGGTCGCCTCCGACCGCAGCGTCGGCATCCCCTACGGCGGGCCCGCGCTGCTCCCCCGCACCCGCTACCACTGGCAGGTCCGGGTCTGGGACGCCGCCGGACGCCGTTCCCGCTGGAGCGAGACCCGCTGGTGGGAGACCTCGCTGCCGGCCGACGGCTGGCGGGCACGCTGGATCGGCGCCGGGGAACCGCCCGCGCCGCCGTCCCTGGACGGCGCATCCTGGATCTGGTCCCCCGGCGCGACCGCCTCGGACGCCCCGGAGGGCGAACGCCGGTTCCGCGCCACGCTCACCCTGCCCGCGGGCTCCGTGGTGAAGCGTGCGGTGGTGAGTGCCACGGCCGACGACGACTTCACCCTCTACGTCGGCGGGCAACAGGTGCTCCACGCACCGTTGCAGACCGACGGCTGGCGCACCGGCCGCACCGCTGACGTGACCGAGCAGGCACGCTCCGCCGACGGCGCGATCCTCGTCGCCGCCCTCGCCACCAACCGGCCCGGGGCCAGTGTGAACCCCGGCGGTTTCCTCGCCCGCCTCCTGGTCGAGACGGAGGACGGACGCACCCGTGAACTGCGCACCGGCGACGGCTGGCGGACCAGCGGCACGGCGCAAGAGGGCTGGGAAGGGCCTCGGTTCGACGACGGCGACTGGGAACCGGCCGCCGTACTGGCCCCCTACGGCCAGGGGCCCTGGGGCGGCAACGTCACCGTCATCGGCCCCGAGGCGCCGGCCCCGCTGCTGCGCCGCTCCTTCACCGTCCACGGCCGCGTCGCACGCGCACGCCTGCACATCAGCGGGCTCGCCTACTACGAGGCGGAGATCAACGGTCGGCGCGTCGGCGACCAGGTTCTCGACCCCGGATTCACCGACTACGACGAGACGGTGCTGTACGCCGTCCACGACGTGACGGAGTTGCTGCGGAGCGGCGAGAACGCCATCGGGGTCGCCGTCGGGCGCGGCTTCTACGGCATGACGACGCCCAACGTCTGGAACTGGCACCGCGCGCCGTGGCACGGCGAGCCCCGGCTGCTCGCGCAGTTGGAGATCGACCACCCGGACGGGACCCGCACCACCGTCGCCACGGACGGCGACTGGCGCATCACCGAGGGTCCCACCCTGTCCAACTCCCTGTACGCAGGGGAGACCTACGACGCCCGGCGGGCACCCGAGGGCTGGTCCCGGGCCGGGTTCGACGACTCGGGGTGGCGGTCGGCCGGAGTGCGCGAGGCGCCGGGCGGCACGCTCCGCGCGCAGCCGCACGACCCGATCGGGATCGTCGACACCGTCCGCCCGAAGGCCGTCGGGGAACTGCGCGACGGCGTGTACGTCGTGGACATGGGCCGCACCATGGCCGGCTGGACCCGGCTGACCGTGCGCGGGGCCGCCGAGGGCACGGTGGTCCGCCTCGTCCACGGCGAGAAGCTCGAGGACGACGGCAGTGTGCACGCCGAGACCGGGCACGTGCCGGGCCGCTTCCAGACCGACGAGTACGTGTGCGCCGGCCGGGACGAGGAGGTGTGGGAGCCCAGCTTCTCGTACAAGGGCTTCCGGTACGTCGAGGTCCACGGCCTGCCCGCGCGGCCCGCCCCGGAGGACGTACTGGGACGGCTGGTGCACTCCCGCGTGGACGAGGTCAGCTCGTTCTCCTGCTCGGAGCCGTTCTACGAGTGGCTCGACCGGGCCATGCGGCGCACCGTCCTGAACAACCTGCACGGCATCCCCACCGATACGCCGATGTACGAGAAGAACGGCTGGACGGGCGACGCCCAGCTGGGCACGCCGGTCATGACGTACGCCTTCGGGATGCAGCGCTTCCTGTCCAAGTGGCTCGGCGACCTCGCCGACAGCCAGAACGACGACGGACAGCTCCCCGTGATCGTGCCCAGCGGCGGCTGGGGCTACGGCGACCTCGGGCCCTCGCCCGAGTGGACGACCGTGTATCCCTTCGTGGTGCGCGAGTTGTACCGGGTGTACGGGGACGAGCGTGCGGCCCGGGAGCACTGGGAGACCCTCACCCGCTATCTGGACTGGGAACTCGGCCGACTGCGGGACGGCCTGGCCGTCACCGCTCTCGGTGACTACCTGGCACCCGGCTACGGCGGCAACCCGCCCGAGGACACCCGGCTGACCGCGACGGCGTACCTGTACCGGGCGCTGCTGCACACGGCGGAGCTGGGCGAGGCGCTGACCGGGCTGCCCGGCGACAACGATGTCCCCGGCCGCTACCGGGCCGCCGCCGAGGAACTGCGGAAGGCGTTCAACGAGGCGTTCCTCGGACCGGACGGGCACTACCGCACGGCCAAGGACCCGGACTACCGGCAGACGTCCAACGCGATACCGCTGGCGTTCGGGCTGGTGCCGCCAGGAGCGCGGGCCACGGTGCTGGAGAGCCTGGTCGCCGACATCGAGGAGCGCGGCAACCACCTCAACACCGGCGCCCTGGGCACGAGCGTGCTGCTGCGGGTCCTGTGCGCCCACGGCCGCCCGGACGTCGCCCATGCCGTGGCCACCCGACGCACGTACCCCGGTTGGGGCTACTGGCACGACAACGGTGCCGACACCATGTGGGAGATGTGGCCGCTGGACTCCCGCTCGCGCGACCACTACTTCCAGGGCACCGTGGCCCAGTGGCTGTACGAGAACGTGGCCGGGCTCAGGCCGGGCGACGCGGGGTGGCGCACCCTCACCGTGCGCCCCGACGCCCGTACGGGGGTGGAGTGGGCGCGCACCTCGATCCGCACCGTGCGCGGGGAGGCGGCCGTGGCGTGGTCCGCCGTCGACGGGAGGCTGCGGCTGACGGTCCGCGTGCCCGTCGGGTCGCGGGCGGAGGTCCACGTGCCGGTGTCCGAGGGCGGACGCGCGACCGTCCCTCGCGGGGCGGAGTTCGTGCGGTCGGTGCCCGGCTTCGACATCCTCCGGGCCGGCCACGGCAGTTGGGAGTTCACGGGCGACGCGTGA
- a CDS encoding ABC transporter ATP-binding protein, which translates to MTTPDTQRPRAGSHILRTALRRNVGAMAWGTLLMGLYQAGETAFPIALGLIVEHTMRDRSPQALGVSVAALAVIITTVSLSWRFGMRILQKANTTEAHHWRVRVAGRGLQPVARDVDLKSGEVLTIATEDADQTADIIEVVPLLISSLVAVVIAAVALGLADVRLGLLVIVGTVAILSVLSVMSRRIGSSTREQQARVARAGAKVADLIIGLRPLHGFGGNHAAFRSYREISTEAKRQSVTVARVSGVYAGTALALNAVLAAAVTLTAGWLAFRGRIGIGELVMAVGLAQFIMEPLKLFSEMPKYVMIARASAERMALVLAAPPVTTPGTGRPAAGGDLEVDGVRHGALRKVRFRVRAGEFVAVAAYQPLAAADLAAVLALNVPPDTYEGTVRVGGRDLAELAVEEVREHLLVNPYDGEIFAGTLRSNIDPSGTSRTVPEAVEASMLTDVVALHREGLDYAVRDRGANLSGGQRQRLSLARALAADSEVLVLRDPTTAVDAVTEQLIARGVAKLRRDRTTLVITSSPALLDAADRVLVLDEGVITAEDTHRNLLATDEAYCVAVTR; encoded by the coding sequence ATGACCACTCCTGACACACAGCGGCCCCGCGCGGGGTCCCACATCCTCCGCACCGCCCTGCGGCGCAACGTCGGCGCGATGGCGTGGGGCACCCTCCTCATGGGTCTCTACCAGGCCGGTGAGACCGCCTTCCCCATCGCGCTCGGCCTGATCGTCGAGCACACCATGCGGGACCGGAGCCCGCAGGCGCTCGGCGTCTCCGTCGCCGCCCTGGCCGTGATCATCACGACGGTGTCCCTGTCCTGGCGGTTCGGGATGCGGATCCTGCAGAAGGCCAACACCACGGAGGCGCACCACTGGCGGGTCCGGGTCGCGGGCCGCGGACTCCAGCCGGTGGCCAGGGACGTCGACCTCAAGTCCGGCGAGGTGCTGACCATCGCCACCGAGGACGCCGACCAGACCGCCGACATCATCGAGGTGGTGCCGCTGCTGATCAGCTCGCTGGTGGCGGTGGTGATCGCGGCGGTGGCGCTGGGGCTGGCCGACGTCCGGCTCGGACTGCTGGTCATCGTGGGCACCGTCGCGATCCTGTCCGTCCTGAGCGTGATGTCCAGGCGCATCGGCTCCAGCACCCGCGAGCAGCAGGCCCGGGTGGCCCGGGCCGGCGCCAAGGTCGCCGACCTCATCATCGGCCTGCGCCCGCTGCACGGCTTCGGCGGCAACCACGCGGCGTTCCGCTCCTACCGCGAGATCAGCACGGAGGCGAAGCGCCAGTCCGTCACCGTCGCCCGGGTGAGCGGCGTCTACGCGGGCACGGCGCTCGCCCTCAACGCGGTGCTCGCCGCCGCGGTCACCCTCACGGCGGGCTGGCTGGCCTTCCGGGGCCGGATCGGCATCGGCGAGCTGGTCATGGCCGTGGGCCTCGCGCAGTTCATCATGGAACCGCTGAAGCTGTTCTCGGAGATGCCCAAGTACGTGATGATCGCGCGTGCCTCGGCCGAACGGATGGCGCTCGTCCTCGCCGCGCCGCCGGTGACGACACCGGGGACGGGGCGACCGGCCGCGGGCGGGGACCTGGAGGTCGACGGCGTGCGGCACGGGGCACTGCGCAAGGTGCGGTTCCGGGTCCGCGCCGGCGAGTTCGTGGCCGTCGCGGCGTACCAGCCGCTCGCGGCGGCCGATCTCGCCGCGGTCCTGGCCCTGAACGTCCCGCCCGACACCTACGAGGGGACGGTCCGGGTCGGCGGACGTGACCTCGCGGAACTGGCGGTCGAGGAGGTCCGCGAGCACCTGCTGGTCAACCCCTACGACGGCGAGATCTTCGCGGGCACCCTCCGTTCCAACATCGACCCCTCGGGCACCAGCCGGACCGTCCCCGAAGCCGTCGAGGCCTCGATGCTGACCGACGTCGTCGCCCTGCACCGCGAGGGACTCGACTACGCCGTCCGCGACCGCGGCGCCAACCTCTCCGGCGGGCAGCGCCAACGGCTGTCCCTGGCCCGCGCCCTGGCCGCCGACAGCGAGGTCCTGGTGCTGCGCGACCCGACGACGGCCGTGGACGCGGTCACCGAACAGCTCATCGCGCGGGGCGTCGCCAAGCTGCGCCGGGACCGCACCACCCTGGTGATCACCAGCAGCCCCGCCCTGCTGGACGCCGCCGACCGCGTCCTCGTCCTGGACGAGGGCGTCATCACCGCCGAGGACACGCACCGCAACCTCCTCGCCACCGACGAGGCGTACTGCGTGGCGGTGACGCGGTGA
- a CDS encoding alpha/beta fold hydrolase has product MRWAGAEDAFAPFGLTAVPGTDAFWDGLTTPRSIPDGDGWTTLFLRRGPRAASIVFESWSAPVPLRRWRDTDCWYAEVRMPPRLRVTYRFVVGEEAYADPYNPAGAGGERSVAATPDAPAQPHWPLVGAGDVLPLPRVRLRWTSERLGGRRTVRVHPVGGGGPVVLLLDGDDWLYLHPATSAFDSAVASGEMPPVTLVFLPAGDRGAEFGCRPALWETVRDELLPLVAGSGVRADPGRTVVAGQSLGGLSALYAALEFPELVSRVACQSASLWWTPGAADLPDPLGGPVGGAIAARLRARPDLSGLRIAFDVGEHERRMLPHCALVESLTEQAGATVRVSRSASGHDRAGWRHALLRDVAWALA; this is encoded by the coding sequence ATGAGGTGGGCGGGGGCGGAGGACGCCTTCGCCCCGTTCGGGCTGACCGCCGTGCCCGGCACCGACGCCTTCTGGGACGGTCTGACGACACCGCGGTCGATACCCGACGGCGACGGGTGGACGACCCTGTTCCTGCGGCGCGGACCCCGGGCGGCGAGCATCGTCTTCGAGAGCTGGTCGGCGCCGGTGCCCCTGCGGCGCTGGCGCGACACGGACTGCTGGTACGCCGAGGTGCGCATGCCGCCGCGGCTGCGGGTGACGTACCGGTTCGTCGTGGGCGAGGAGGCGTACGCCGACCCGTACAACCCCGCGGGCGCGGGCGGCGAGCGCTCCGTCGCCGCGACCCCGGACGCCCCGGCCCAGCCGCACTGGCCCCTGGTCGGCGCCGGCGACGTCCTGCCCCTGCCCCGCGTCCGGCTGCGCTGGACCAGCGAGCGGCTCGGCGGGCGGCGCACCGTGCGGGTCCATCCGGTGGGCGGGGGCGGGCCGGTGGTCCTGCTGCTCGACGGGGACGACTGGCTGTACCTGCACCCGGCGACGTCCGCCTTCGACTCGGCCGTCGCGAGCGGCGAGATGCCTCCGGTCACCCTGGTCTTCCTCCCGGCCGGGGACCGCGGCGCCGAGTTCGGGTGCCGGCCCGCGCTGTGGGAGACGGTGCGGGACGAGTTGCTTCCCCTGGTGGCCGGGAGCGGCGTGCGGGCCGACCCGGGCCGGACGGTGGTCGCGGGGCAGAGCCTCGGGGGTCTGAGCGCGCTGTACGCGGCGCTGGAGTTCCCGGAGCTGGTGTCGCGTGTCGCCTGTCAGTCGGCGTCGCTGTGGTGGACGCCCGGCGCCGCGGATCTGCCGGACCCGCTGGGCGGCCCGGTCGGCGGCGCGATCGCGGCGCGGCTGCGTGCGCGTCCCGACCTGTCCGGGCTGCGGATCGCGTTCGACGTGGGGGAACACGAGCGGCGGATGCTCCCCCACTGCGCCCTCGTCGAGTCCCTGACGGAACAGGCCGGTGCGACCGTGCGGGTCTCCAGGTCGGCCTCGGGCCACGACCGCGCGGGCTGGCGGCACGCGTTGCTGCGGGACGTGGCCTGGGCCCTCGCGTAG
- a CDS encoding chitinase, with protein MQHRKLALLAATGAAAALCTLTMAPSAVAEKSDTRTAAAEFVVSEAQFDQMFPSRNSFYTYSGLTAALSAYPGFSNTGSDTVKKQEAAAFLANVGHETGGLVYVVEQNTANYPHYCDASQPYGCPAGNDKYYGRGPVQLSWNFNYKAAGDALGIDLLNNPDLVQNDSAVAWKTGLWYWNTQTGPGTMTPHDAMVNGAGFGETIRSINGSLECDGGNPGQVQSRIDNYERFTQLLGVEPGGNLSC; from the coding sequence GTGCAGCACCGCAAGCTCGCGCTGCTGGCCGCCACCGGTGCGGCCGCCGCCCTGTGCACGCTGACCATGGCGCCGTCGGCCGTCGCCGAGAAGTCCGACACCCGGACCGCCGCCGCCGAATTCGTGGTCAGCGAAGCCCAGTTCGACCAAATGTTCCCGAGCCGGAACTCCTTCTACACCTACAGCGGCCTCACCGCCGCGCTCAGCGCCTACCCGGGGTTCTCGAACACCGGCAGCGACACCGTGAAGAAGCAGGAGGCCGCCGCCTTCCTCGCCAACGTCGGCCACGAGACCGGCGGGCTGGTGTACGTGGTGGAGCAGAACACCGCCAACTACCCGCACTACTGCGACGCGTCCCAGCCGTACGGCTGCCCGGCCGGCAACGACAAGTACTACGGGCGCGGGCCCGTCCAGCTGAGCTGGAACTTCAACTACAAGGCCGCCGGGGACGCCCTCGGCATCGATCTGCTCAACAACCCCGACCTGGTCCAGAACGACTCGGCCGTGGCCTGGAAGACGGGCCTGTGGTACTGGAACACCCAGACCGGACCCGGCACCATGACCCCGCACGACGCCATGGTCAACGGCGCCGGGTTCGGCGAGACCATCCGGTCCATCAACGGCAGCCTGGAGTGCGACGGGGGCAATCCCGGGCAGGTCCAGAGCCGGATCGACAACTACGAGCGCTTCACCCAGCTCCTCGGTGTCGAGCCCGGCGGCAACCTGAGCTGTTAG
- a CDS encoding MarR family winged helix-turn-helix transcriptional regulator: protein MTPEAAEPAGPDDPHDDLLTVLPRLTQLSAAFNKGRLTERAAEAAGLALDRPAMGVLVTLRTADQPLRIGEIADRMQVVGPHVTRQVQALEKRGLVRRVADPHDRRASLIEPTGDGLDAANRYMTSLLGWFAEALADWPPQDREDLTRLLTRLADDVTARLARLDAED from the coding sequence ATGACCCCCGAAGCCGCCGAACCCGCCGGACCGGACGATCCGCACGACGACCTGCTCACCGTGCTGCCCCGACTCACCCAGCTCAGTGCCGCGTTCAACAAGGGGCGGCTCACGGAACGCGCCGCCGAGGCGGCCGGACTCGCCCTGGACCGCCCCGCCATGGGCGTGCTGGTGACCCTGCGCACGGCCGACCAGCCGCTGCGGATCGGCGAGATCGCCGACCGGATGCAGGTAGTGGGCCCGCACGTCACCCGCCAGGTGCAGGCGCTGGAGAAGCGCGGTCTGGTACGCCGGGTCGCCGATCCCCACGACCGCCGCGCGAGCCTCATCGAACCGACCGGGGACGGGCTGGACGCCGCCAACCGGTACATGACGTCCCTGCTCGGCTGGTTCGCCGAGGCGCTCGCCGACTGGCCGCCGCAGGACCGCGAGGACCTCACGCGTCTGCTCACCCGTCTCGCGGACGACGTGACGGCACGGCTGGCCCGGCTCGACGCGGAGGACTGA
- a CDS encoding TetR/AcrR family transcriptional regulator — protein MPDSPTPGRRERKKAATRQAIADAALQLFLEHGFDRVSVRDVAERADVSTTTLFAHFPSKESLVFDREQEVDAALAAAVRERPDGQGVVEALRAHALESWVPIVTDPRRARFTALVSDTPALREYSERMWMRHADTLSTVIAEELDREPDDSACAALARFVLEIPALTTGRHDPRATVETVFDLLLHGWRSQAGPRPPQADGR, from the coding sequence ATGCCCGACTCACCGACCCCAGGCCGCCGCGAGCGCAAGAAGGCGGCGACCAGGCAGGCCATCGCCGACGCCGCCCTGCAGCTGTTCCTGGAGCACGGTTTCGACCGGGTCAGCGTCCGCGACGTCGCCGAGCGGGCCGATGTCTCGACGACGACCCTCTTCGCGCACTTTCCGAGCAAGGAGTCGCTGGTCTTCGACCGCGAGCAGGAAGTCGACGCCGCGCTGGCCGCCGCCGTGCGGGAACGGCCCGACGGCCAGGGCGTGGTCGAGGCACTCCGGGCACACGCCCTGGAGTCCTGGGTGCCGATCGTGACCGATCCGCGCCGGGCGCGCTTCACCGCCCTGGTCAGCGACACGCCGGCGCTCCGCGAGTACTCGGAGCGCATGTGGATGCGACACGCCGACACTCTGAGCACCGTGATCGCGGAGGAACTCGACCGGGAGCCGGACGATTCGGCGTGCGCGGCGCTGGCCCGGTTCGTCCTGGAGATCCCCGCCCTGACCACGGGACGGCACGATCCCCGGGCGACCGTGGAGACGGTGTTCGACCTGCTCCTGCACGGCTGGCGGTCACAGGCGGGTCCGCGTCCCCCTCAGGCGGACGGCCGGTAG